The genomic DNA TTTCCTTTCAAAACTATGTCTTCTATGTGATAAATTGAATTTTTAGGGGCATCCAAAAATCCCTGCATCGCAGCTTCTGCTAGCCAACCAGATTTTACCCACTCAAAAAGCCATTCATTTGTATACCTAGGATCTTCCTGTTCCACCCCAGCACCTATAGCGTGCAACCAAGATTTATTGAAATCTTCTTGAGAACCAATAGTTGGTGCCATAATAATAGGAAGTCCAAGCCCTGCAAAAAAAGAAAGTTCACTTGGTTTTGTCCATAAAATATCTGTAGTTTTCAAAACTTCGTTAAATTTATCAAAATAATCTACCTTATTGTCTTCAAAAATAATTTTTACATTACCATTACTTTTATCATTCAACCTGTATTCTTTTACAGCTTCTTTAAAAAATGAATATACATCTTTGCGAACGCCTGCTACGAGATTTAACTTCACCTCTCCACGCATTAAATGAAGGCGTAAACTTTCCATAATTGTAACGCCAAGCTCTCTTTGAGCACCAGCACCACCAACCGCAAAAGTAATTGTAATTGGATTATTTTTTGTAGATTTTATACACTTCTCACTTCCCAAATAGTGCTTAATTGTTGATCCATATTTTTTACGATATTTTTTTAAAGGATCTAACCTAACAATTCTAGAACTTAAATTTTCTTTTAAAATAGGCCAGTCTGGTCCACCTAAATTTTCTTTTGGAAGTGGAAAGCCAGTCACAAATAGATTTTCAGATCTTACACCATACAACCTTAACCTTTCTTTCACCCTTTTGTTTGGTACCAAATACTTAATACGGCTTTTTCTAGGATCTAGTGGAGCCCAAGCGCGAGAAACATCTGCGTCTGTACAAATACAATAAATATCACCTCTAAACCTATGCTCTTCTGCAAAAAAAGCTGGAATAAAAAAAGATGTAATAAGTGGCAAATTATTTTTATTCAATCTGTTTATCAAATCTTTTCCCCAACCTTTTGATATCATTTTATACATTGAACGAACTTGTATTATAGGCTCGGACAAATCTCGCATAGGGTAAAAAGGTTCTATCTTCTGAAAATAATCCAAAACATCAAAAATATATTTACCAATAAAAGGTAGGTGTTTCATTCTAGAAATTACCTCGTACACTCTACGACTATTCTCCCACTTTTTCATATCAGACTTTGGAATTCCCTTGTATGTGTTTGCACTCAAAACACCATCAAATGCAAGATGGCTCAAAGGGTATGCTGCCCGCTGATGTCCATAACCCATATCCACAGATACTATCTGTGCTTTTTTGAAAATTTTTGGTTCGTTTACCATATGAATTTTTTTGTTTAAAACAATATTATTATACCATAAAAAATAAAAACCCTGTTTTTAGCAGGGTTATTTTACAACTTTTATATAAGCTGTTTTAGACTGTCTTTCTATCTCTTTTTCCTCCAAAAAAACCTCTCTCAAACACCTTTTAGCCTCGTCTCTTACTCTTTCAATACAGTCAGAACAAATAACTTCTAAAATCTCTGCACTGTCTATCAAACTATCTATCCCGTCAAAGCCAATCCCCTCTTTTACCTCTCCAAACCTAACCAATTCGCAAAACTTACAAATTTCCAAACAAAAACGATTATTTTCACCCATTTCCTTCCTCCTTTATTTTTTACTCTTCTGTCTTGAGAGTATTTTAGACTGCTTGAGTCTGTTGAAAAATAAATAAAAGATATAATAAATAAAAAATGCAATAATAAGTGCTATAGAAGCAAATAGTAGAAAAGACCCAACTTCCCAAGAACTTGTCATTGTATAGCCTGTAATTTGACCTTGTAAATTGTAAGTTGTCATAGTAGAACCAAGTAAAGTTCCCAAAGATAAAAATGTAATTACTGCAGAAATCAAAAATAATTTTTGTAAAGTTCTAAGCTCTCGTCGTTCATTGTCCACATAAAGCAAAGTGATAGACTCAATAGTAGAATCAGCATAACTGTCCGCCATATCCCAAAGCTCGTGTGAATAATATTGATTTGCCCTTAAAGACACAAAAAATCTTGTAAAAGCACTACTTAAAAAATGACTAGACAGATACTCATCTATATATTTTTTTCTCCAATCCAAAAAGTGATTCATCTGCTTTGACCTACTCTTAAAAAAATTTACCTGACTTTGTATATCTAATGCACTATCGCGAACAACTGGTAAGTGCCTACTTTTAAAACTTCTCTGTGCTCTTATTGTTTCCAGCTTTCCCCACAATTTATGCTGTGCCTTTAACGATCTACTTAGGTTTAACTCAAAAAGCCTGGCAAACATTAAATACTTTATAGACTCCCCTAACTCATCATCTGAAAAACTTTGATTATTTATAACAACAAAACTACTACCAATCCATATGTTGCCTTTTTTATTATTCAATTTTTTGTACGGTATAGAATTAAATTTTTTAAATAATTTCTCTAAGTCCTTTTCATTTGCCTTAGAAACAACCAAAACCATAGGATTGTCCACTTGTAATTCATCTAAAACTTTTGGAACAGAAACACCTCTGGAATAAACCTTCTCCACAACAAAAAACATTTTTTTAATTGCTATATCTTTTATTTTTTTTAGATCGCCGAAACTTAACTTATTTATATCTTTGGAAACCATTGCAACACCGTCCTCCAAAATATCAAAATGAATTCCACCATCAAAAGTACCTTCCACTTTATTGAAAGACTCCGTCACATATTCAACATTTTTGATATTCATCTTTCTTATCAACCTTACCATATCGCCTTTTTGAAAATAAAAAGACTCACCAGTACTTAAAAGCTGATAAAGCTGTTTCAAATGAATTGTAGAACCAGGAAACCAATTTCCTAAATATATTTTTTTAAACTCCATTTTACAGTTTTTATAAACTATTAAATTTTGAATTTAAACGATGAATACTTGTTCACTTTTATCGCAAGAACAAAAGCAAGTAAACCACTTATAACCAAACCAATACCAACAAGCATTCCCAGTAAATCTGGGTACATAAATATAAGAATACCAATTAAAACCGACAGTAAACCTTGCAGGACTAAACCCCATACAATATGTTTCATAAAACTAAGAACCAACTCTACTTTTTTCATATTTTATTTATTAAATATAATTAATTATATTTTACCATATTTCAAACTTTTATGATATTATTCTACAATTCTTTTAAATCTTTCAAAGTTACTAGTTGAAAAATAAGACTTTAACTTAAATAAACCATCTTTAGAATGTTCCGAACCATCAACAATTCCACGTGCACTAGTATAACCCGCATCTTTTAGACGAACTACAACCTCTTCATTGTAATCACCAAAAGGATAAGCAAAACTAACAACATCGTAATCTAAATATTTTTTTATTTCACTTTTACTAAATATTATTTCCTTATCAAATTCAGTATTAGTTCTTATTTTTGTTAAAAATGGATGCAAATTTGTATGACTCCCTATCTCCATTCCATAATCAACCATTTCAGAAAGCTGTTCCCAATTCATATAATTTATATTTCTATCCATTGCATTTGTAAACACAAAAAAAGTTGCAAATTGATTATACTTTTTTAAAATTGGAAATGCATTTTCATACTGACTCACAACACCGTCATCAAAAGTAATTATAATAGGATTTTCTGGTAAATCCCCACCTCCTTTAAAATAAACATCTAAATCCTTCATAAAAATAGTTTGGAAATTATTTTCATATAAATAACCCATCTGCTTTTCAAAATTTTGAGCTGATACTACGAATTCTTTGTCTCTGTTAGATTCATTTATTTTAAAATCACGAATATTATGATAAACCAAAATAGGAACTCTTACACTTTTGTGTATTTCATATTTGGTACTAGATGTCGTAAGTGTACTTAGCTCTTTTATAACAATGTTTTCTTTTGTCCCAAAAATAAAATAGAATAAAAATAGAACAATAAGTAAAATAAAAAAAACTAATATAAATATTTTTTTCATAAAAAATAATAAAACCATTCCATTGAATGATTTTATTATAAATTTATTAAGCTAAATAAAAAACCCAACATAAGTAAGATAAAGCCCAATCAACACATACATAACACCTCCCAAGAAATACCAAGAATATTTAGAAAACTTTTTTTCAAAGACATCTAGCAAATTTGGGAACAGCATAATTACTGCACCTTTTACCAAAATAGCCCAACCCAAAAAAGTCACCAGACCAACCCAACTAAACTCCCAAATATTATGCTTCAAAACTATAAATAAACCGAGAAGTAAAATAAACATTGATAAAAAAATAATAGACGATTTTGTTTTTATAAATTTTGAAAATATCTTTTTATATTCTTTTCTATTTATTAAAATTGCAACACCACTGATAAAAAAGAACAACCCAAAAACCTGTGCAAAATATAATGATATATCCATATAATATTAATTAAAAATAAAAATTATCCAAACTTAAGTAAAGCCACCATAACACCGATACCTGCAACAAAAAAAATAAACTGCATTATTGAGCGTTTTATACGAACCTCTTTGTGCAATTCTGGAATTAGATCTGCTCCAGCTATATAGATAAAAGCTCCTGCCGCAAAAGGAATTACAAAAACCATAAAACCTTCCACACGAGAACCCATAACTAATGCAAAAATAAGCCCAATAAAAGATGCTAGTGCTGTTAAAAAATTGTAAAAAAGTGCTTTTTTCTTGGAGAACCCACCCTTTACCAGAACACCAAAATCACTAATTTCTTGTGGTATTTCATGCAAAAAAACAGCAAAAGTTGTTGCAATACCCAAAGGAATACTAACAAGATAACTTGCTCCAATTATTACCCCGTCTATAATATTATGGATTGTATCTCCAAACAAATTCATTACTGCAAAAGTATCCACACCTTCACTGCATGTTGGATTATGACAGTGATGCCAATGAACTATTTTTTCTATCAAAAACCACAAAGCAACACCAGACAAAAGATACAAAGAAATATCCAAACCAAATCCGTAAGATTCCACAGCTTCTGGTAGCAAATGTATAAAAGCATCGCCAAAAAGAGTTCCAGCAGAGAAACTAACAAAATAAGAAAGGATTTTTTTCAGTCTTTCCATTTTTATTGCTAGAGTAAAAAGCCCAGCTAAGGAAACGATACTAACAATAAAAACACTTAGAATAGAATATAACCAAACTTCTGACATAATTTATATTATATGAACCCACTTCTTTGCCTCTTTGTAACTTGAAAACCAAGCAACTTTATTTCTTGTTGAGAAAAAAGATACAAGATTTAACACCAGATTTAACGGCTCAGACTGAGTATCTGAATCGCCAATTATTGCAATCTTTTTAATTCTATCTTTTTTTGCAACTTTCGTATAGATTTTTTTTGCCTTTTCTGAAACATTAGCCTTAGATCCCATAGGTCTTAGGTCTAATATTATTTTAAAAGTTATGTCTGGTTTTTTGTTCAAAATAGAATCTATTTTATCATGAATAAGTTTTGATTTTCTTGTATTTTCTTTTTTGTCTACACTTGTTTTTAAAAAAGTAATTTTAATTAAATTTGGTTTTACAACAACAACCTTAAATAGTTTTTTTATTTCTTTGTCTGTTTTCATAGTTTTAAACTAATTATTTTTATTAAATTTTTAACCAAACCTTAACTTCATCATATTTTGTAAACCACCTTATCTTTCTACTCTTAGAAAGAAATCCCAAAAAACTAACAATATACCCAGAAAAAGGATGCATTTTTCTACCAACACTATCGATAATTGCGATTTTTTTAAACTGCTTTTCTTTTAATATTTTTTTATATATTGCAACAGTCTCTTTTGAGAAATTTGTATTTTTTCCCAAAGGGCGTACATCCAAAATAAAGATAAATTTTTCATTACTTTTTTTGGATAATATTGCTTGAATTTTTTCATTAAGTATTTCAGCTTTTTTAGGATCTTCAATATTATTAAGTTTTGTTTTTATATACACAACCTTAATAATATTATGTTTTAAAACAGTAATTTTAAAAAGTTTTTTTTTGATAAATTTATCTTTCATAATCAAACAAATGCCTTATACATAAATAATATACTAAAAAAGAGTAACCTTCAACATATTTAAAATTTATTTTCCGTCATCATTAAAAATCTCATAAAATGAAACAATAGCCATTGCACCTAAAACCATAAAAAAAACTAGCTCTTCGAGTGGAAACTGCAAACCAAAAAGATAAACCCAACCTACAAATAAAGTCTCGGGTGGAAACACCCACTGATTTAACGCTAACCCAACTATTTCATGCAGCAAAGAAAACACAAAAAAGTAAGCTCCTATTTTTACAAGTTTTATACGAAGTTTTGGAAATTTAAAATAAACAAAAGATATTGGTATAAATGTTGTAATAATACCAAATTTAAAATATGCGAAATTTATTTTTAATAATAATGGATTTACAAAATGTATTAAAATAATTCCAAAAACTAAAGTAGTCAATCCAAAAATTAAATATTTAATTTTTGGATAATAAGTTTTCACAAACAGATGTTTATCTAAAAAAGTCTCATAAAACATAATTATAAAATATGTCCACAAGTAAACCCACAACAAATTCTCAGCTACAATTAATCCAAAAAATCTAAAAGGATCTAAAATAGAAATGGGCATAAACCAAACACCTGACATTATAGCAATATAATCCAAAATAATAGAAATTGGAATTGCAAAAATAAAGGAATACACAAGAACTTTTAATACAAACCTTCGATTGATATATGATAAATAAAAAGATGGTACTCCAAAAAATAACAGTATGGAAATTAAATAATTTACATTCAATAAAAATGATATAATTGTTGCAAAAATAGGCCAAATTAGAATAACAAATAAATGAACCTTATTTTTATGTTTATTTTTCATATTATAAACTTATACAAATAATACATATATTCAGAATATATGTATTATTTAAAAACTATTTATAGAATATTTATTTTTTTCTTTTTTTCCCACCAACAAGCTGATTATATATCCAAACAAAAAGATAAATGGATATAAAAGTGATAATTCCAGCTTCGATAACCCCAGTTATAGTTCCTAGAAAACTAGGTCTATAAAACATATGCATACCCTGCATTTGCATAGCCACACTTTGATAAAAACCAAAACTGTTGGCAATAGTTAAAGCAATCATTGTCAAACCTGCAAAAATAGCCCCCGCTAGAGCAAACTTATTAGCATCTAGTTTCATATTTTTTATATTAATTTATAAACTTAGCTAAATTTATTATAGCACAGAAAATCAATCCTAGGAATTTCCTGCAAAATATAAAACACCCTTTTCAGGGTG from Candidatus Magasanikbacteria bacterium includes the following:
- a CDS encoding polysaccharide deacetylase family protein — encoded protein: MKKIFILVFFILLIVLFLFYFIFGTKENIVIKELSTLTTSSTKYEIHKSVRVPILVYHNIRDFKINESNRDKEFVVSAQNFEKQMGYLYENNFQTIFMKDLDVYFKGGGDLPENPIIITFDDGVVSQYENAFPILKKYNQFATFFVFTNAMDRNINYMNWEQLSEMVDYGMEIGSHTNLHPFLTKIRTNTEFDKEIIFSKSEIKKYLDYDVVSFAYPFGDYNEEVVVRLKDAGYTSARGIVDGSEHSKDGLFKLKSYFSTSNFERFKRIVE
- a CDS encoding ZIP family metal transporter — its product is MSEVWLYSILSVFIVSIVSLAGLFTLAIKMERLKKILSYFVSFSAGTLFGDAFIHLLPEAVESYGFGLDISLYLLSGVALWFLIEKIVHWHHCHNPTCSEGVDTFAVMNLFGDTIHNIIDGVIIGASYLVSIPLGIATTFAVFLHEIPQEISDFGVLVKGGFSKKKALFYNFLTALASFIGLIFALVMGSRVEGFMVFVIPFAAGAFIYIAGADLIPELHKEVRIKRSIMQFIFFVAGIGVMVALLKFG